Proteins co-encoded in one Neofelis nebulosa isolate mNeoNeb1 chromosome 2, mNeoNeb1.pri, whole genome shotgun sequence genomic window:
- the LOC131490504 gene encoding large ribosomal subunit protein mL66-like: YVLLLSQFIRPCGGMLPRRITGLCQEEHRKIEECVKMAHRAGLFPNHRPRLPEGFVPKSKPQLNRYLTRWSPRSVKPIYNKGRRWNKVRMAVGSPLLKDNISYSRKPLVLYH, from the coding sequence tatgttctgcTGCTCAGTCAGTTCATCCGGCCTTGCGGGGGCATGCTGCCTCGAAGGATCACAGGCTTGTGCCAGGAAGAGCACCGCAAGATTGAGGAGTGTGTGAAGATGGCACACCGGGCAGGTCTGTTCCCAAATCACAGGCCTCGGCTTCCTGAAGGATTTGTTCCGAAGAGCAAACCCCAGCTCAATCGGTACCTGACCCGCTGGTCCCCCCGCTCCGTCAAGCCCATCTATAATAAAGGCCGCCGCTGGAACAAAGTGCGCATGGCTGTGGGGTCACCCCTCCTGAAAGACAACATCTCCTACTCAAGAAAGCCTTTGGTGCTGTATCACTGA